A genomic stretch from Lathyrus oleraceus cultivar Zhongwan6 chromosome 2, CAAS_Psat_ZW6_1.0, whole genome shotgun sequence includes:
- the LOC127123753 gene encoding uncharacterized protein LOC127123753 produces the protein MLEEYSHILGIRIKNQVPYVPTKELPKYQVLVEALHIGKKEVELNLKPKGGIHGFTSKFLVDKAIAFAEAESWTTFNAILALLIYGIVLFPNMEEFVDLATIHIFLTQNPVPTLLDDTYYSIHVRTQKKKGTIIYYTPLLYRWFISHLPNKGPFIENKANFKWSQWIMSLNAEDISWYSRIYDSVKLILNYGDFPNVPLLGTKWGINYNLRLALRQLGYPMVDNPDLKSVEGFVLYEGVEDPELVKKIVKAWGSICPQGRAEMGRKNCIAKESYTKWVKDRVNEILLPFRLNRP, from the coding sequence ATGTTGGAAGAGTATTCACATATTCTAGGTATTAGGATCAAGAACCAAGTGCCTTATGTTCCCACTAAGGAGCTCCCCAAATACCAAGTCCTTGTTGAAGCCCTCCACATAGGGAAGAAGGAAGTGGAGTTGAACTTGAAACCTAAGGGGGGAATTCATGGCTTCACCTCAAAGTTTCTAGTAGATAAAGCCATTGCATTCGCCGAAGCTGAGAGTTGGACGACCTTCAACGCCATTCTAGCTCTACTAATCTATGGGATCGTATTGTTTCCGAACATGGAAGAATTCGTGGATCTGGCTACTATTCACATCTTTCTAACTCAGAACCCTGTTCCCACTCTTCTTGATGATACTTACTACTCCATCCACGTGAGGACCCAAAAGAAGAAGGGAACCATCATCTACTACACCCCTTTGTTGTATAGATGGTTTATTTCACATCTACCCAACAAAGGTCCTTTCATTGAAAACAAAGCCAATTTTAAATGGTCTCAGTGGATCATGTCCTTGAACGCCGAAGACATCTCCTGGTATTCTCGAATTTACGACAGCGTCAAACTCATCCTCAACTATGGTGATtttcctaatgtacctcttcttggtacgaAATGGGGAATCAATTACAATCTGAGGTTGGCATTACGACAGTTGGGATACCCCATGGTAGATAATCCTGATCTCAAAAGTGTAGAGGGTTTCGTCTTGTATGAAGGGGTTGAAGATCCAGAGTTAGTCAAGAAGATTGTCAAGGCTTGGGGATCAATTTGTCCTCAAGGGAGAGCAGAAATGGGTAGGAAGAATTGCATTGCCAAGGAATCTTACACCAAATGGGTAAAAGACAGGGTCAATGAGATATTGCTGCCATTCCGTCTGAACCGTCCATGA